One window of Oncorhynchus kisutch isolate 150728-3 unplaced genomic scaffold, Okis_V2 scaffold852, whole genome shotgun sequence genomic DNA carries:
- the LOC116362588 gene encoding paired amphipathic helix protein Sin3a-like isoform X3, with translation MKRRVEDQEPVFASQQQRRPPVPGTAEGFQHRVLAPAVYEAVTDNMQPSPGIQYSIPQGYQVPTMPQNSSGHGHASSPAALVGPHPHSPAVQSQGAAMVQSHAHPLAPMAPSQGAQFQRLKVEDALSYLDQVKLQFGNQPQVYNDFLDIMKEFKSQSIDTPGVISRVSQLFKGHPDLIMGFNTFLPPGYKIEVQTNEQVNVTTPGQIHYITPHGISVQNLPVTGPPSQPVPHHHQALQLPSGPPTSTATASTALPTQPTPAKTSKPMQSPALTPTSQPNPSIPSYASPRSPSVQSHAPVSSTPSSGPPLQNNQPVEFNHAINYVNKIKNRFQGQPDIYKAFLEILHTYQKEQRNAKEAGGNYTPALTEQEVYAQVARLFKNQEDLLSEFGQFLPDANSSVSCPPFLQLLSKTTADRAESVRNDHGTTVKRPLMNNKQRLNQNGCPIRRHSGAGATPPVKKKPKMLGKDHAMAEASKHSIGTESLFFEKVRKALRSSEAYDNFLRCLLIFNQEVISRAELVQLVLPFLGKFPELFSWFKNFLGYRESSHIESFPKERTTEGMAMEIDYASCKRLGSSYRALPKSYTQPKCTGRTPLCKEVLNDTWVSFPSWSEDSTFVSSKKTQYEEHIYRCEDERFELDVVLETNLATIRALEAVQRRLSRMTAEEQVKFRLDNTMGGCSEVIHRKAIQRIYGDKAADIIDGLKRNPAVSVPIVLKRLKMKEEEWREAQRGFNKIWREQNEKYYLKSLDHQGINFKQNDTKVFRSKTLLNEIETIYDERQEQASEDTAPVPGGPHMTLTYQDSQILEDAAALIIHHVKRQVGIQKEDKYKIKQVIHHFIPDMLFARRGELSDVEEEEDEEEEEEEDETGPDEDGSKKHNGLAGSGGSAKSKLLFGNTGAQKLRGLDDVYNLYYVNNNWYIFQRLHQILCLRLLRIYGQAERQIEEDCREREWEREVLGVKRDKSENPAVQLRLKEPMDIEVEDYYSAFLEMVRNLLDGNMEPTQYEDSLREMFTIHAYTAFTMDKLIQSIVRQLQHIVSDELCVRVTDLYLSQSTNKATGGALSTQASRATAEGAYQRKAEQLMSDENCFKLMFVKSQGSVTLTLELLDTEEENSDEPAETERWCDYVGRYLNSDSASPELREHLAQKPVFLPR, from the exons ATGAAGCGGCGTGTGGAGGATCAGGAACCAGTATTTGCGTCCCAGCAGCAGCGTCGCCCCCCAGTCCCGGGTACTGCGGAGGGCTTCCAGCACCGCGTCCTAGCCCCAGCCGTGTACGAGGCCGTCACCGACAACATGCAGCCTTCCCCCGGCATCCAATACTCCATCCCCCAGGGTTACCAG GTTCCCACAATGCCCCAGAACTCCAGTGGCCATGGACATGCCTCTAGTCCCGCTGCACTTGTCGGGCCCCACCCCCACAGTCCAGCTGTCCAATCACAGGGGGCTGCGATGGTCCAGAGCCATGCCCACCCTTTGGCCCCTATGGCCCCCTCACAGGGTGCCCAGTTCCAGCGACTCAAG GTTGAAGATGCTCTGTCCTACTTGGACCAAGTGAAACTGCAGTTTGGGAATCAGCCTCAAGTCTACAACGACTTCCTTGACATCATGAAAGAGTTCAAGTCACAGAG CATCGACACTCCAGGTGTGATCAGCCGTGTCTCCCAGCTCTTCAAGGGCCACCCAGACCTCATCATGGGATTCAACACCTTCCTGCCGCCGGGCTACAAGATTGAGGTCCAGACCAACGAGCAGGTCAACGTGACCACGCCAGGACAGATCCACTACATCACCCCGCACGGCATCTCTGTCCAGAACCTCCCCGTTACGGGGCCACCCAGCCAGCCGGTGCCCCATCATCACCAGGCCCTGCAGCTGCCCAGTGGACCCCCCACCAGCACCGCCACAGCCAGCACCGCTCTACCcacacagcctacaccggccaagaCCAGCAAG CCGATGCAGTCTCCTGCCCTGACCCCGACTAGCCAACCCAACCCATCAATCCCATCCTACGCCTCCCCACGGTCCCCCTCGGTCCAGTCCCACGCCCCGGTGAGCAGCACCCCTTCCAGCGGGCCTCCCCTGCAGAACAACCAGCCCGTGGAGTTCAACCACGCCATCAACTACGTTAACAAGATCAAGAACCGCTTCCAGGGGCAGCCCGACATCTACAAAGCCTTCTTGGAGATCCTGCACACTTACCAG AAGGAGCAGCGAAACGCGAAGGAGGCGGGGGGGAACTACACTCCGGCATTAACAGAGCAGGAGGTGTACGCTCAGGTGGCACGGCTCTTCAAGAACCAGGAGGACCTGCTCTCGGAGTTCGGACAGTTCTTACCGGACGCCAACAGTTCAGTG AGTTGTCCCCCTTTTCTCCAGCTGCTGAGCAAGACCACGGCCGACCGGGCGGAGTCGGTGCGCAACGACCACGGCACCACGGTCAAGAGGCCCTTGATGAACAACAAGCAGCGTCTCAACCAGAACGGCTGTCCAATCCGGAGGCATTCTGGAGCGGGCGCCACGCCTCCCGTCAAG AAGAAACCCAAGATGTTGGGGAAAGACCATGCCATGGCTGAGGCCAGCAAACACAGCATCGGCACAGAATCTCTCTTCTTTGAAAAG GTGAGGAAAGCCCTCCGGAGCTCTGAGGCCTATGACAACTTCCTGCGGTGTCTGCTCATCTTTAACCAGGAAGTGATTTCTCGTGCAGAGCTTGTGCAGCTAGTGCTGCCATTCCTGGG AAAATTCCCAGAGCTGTTCTCCTGGTTCAAAAACTTCCTGGGCTACAGAGAGTCCAGCCACATCGAGAGCTTTCCCAaggagaggaccacagagggCATGGCCATGGAGATTGACTACGCTTCCTGTAAGAGGTTGGGCTCCAGCTACAGGGCGCTACCCAAGAGCTACACACAGCCCAAGTGTACAGGGAGGACCCCACTGTGTAAAGAG GTCCTGAATGACACGTGGGTGTCGTTCCCTTCGTGGTCAGAGGATTCCACCTTTGTCAGCTCCAAGAAGACCCAGTATGAGGAGCATATTTACAGATGTGAGGACGAGCGCTTCGAG CTGGACGTGGTGCTGGAGACCAACCTGGCCACCATAAGAGCTCTGGAGGCCGTACAGAGGAGGCTGTCGCGCATGACGGCCGAGGAACAGGTCAAGTTCCGGCTGGACAACACCATGGGCGGCTGCTCTGAGGTCATCCACCGCAAGGCCATCCAGAGGATATACGGCGACAAGGCCGCCGACATCATCGACGGGCTCAAGAGGAACCCGGCTGTGTCCGTCCCTATAGTACTCAAGAG GTTAAAGATGAAAGAAGAAGAATGGAGGGAAGCCCAGAGAGGATTCAACAAGATCTGGAGGGAGCAGAATGAGAAGTATTACCTCAAGTCCCTCGACCACCAAGGCATCAACTTCAAGCAGAATGACACCAAGGTGTTCCGCTCAAAGACCttgctcaatgagattgagacCATATACGATGAG CGACAGGAACAGGCTTCCGAGGACACGGCCCCCGTGCCTGGCGGGCCCCACATGACCCTGACCTACCAGGACAGCCAGATCCTGGAGGACGCCGCCGCGCTCATCATCCACCACGTCAAGAGGCAGGTCGGCATCCAGAAGGAGGACAAGTACAAGATCAAACAGGTCATCCACCACTTTATCCCAGACATGCTGTTCGCCCGGCGCGGGGAGCTGTCGGatgtggaggaagaggaagacgaggaggaggaggaggaagaagacgaAACCGGGCCAGATGAAGACGGGTCAAAGAAGCACAACGGGTTGGCTGGCAGTGGTGGCTCCGCTAAGTCTAAGCTGCTATTCGGCAACACGGGGGCACAGAAACTGCGTGGCCTAGACGACGTCTACAACCTCTACTACGTCAACAACAACTGGTACATCTTCCAGCGCCTGCATCAGATCCTCTGTTTGCGGTTGTTGCGCATCTacgggcaggcagagaggcagatcGAGGAGGACTGCAGGGAacgggagtgggagagggaggtgCTGGGTGTCAAACGGGATAAGAGTGAGAATCCTGCCGTCCAGCTGAGACTAAAGGAGCCCA TGGACATTGAAGTGGAGGACTACTACTCTGCCTTCCTGGAGATGGTGCGGAACCTCCTGGACGGTAACATGGAGCCCACCCAGTACGAGGACTCCCTCAGGGAGATGTTCACCATCCACGCCTACACTGCCTTCACCATGGACAAGCTCATCCAGAGCATTGTCAGACAG CTCCAGCACATTGTGAGTGATGAGCTCTGCGTGCGCGTGACAGACCTCTACCTGAGCCAGAGCACCAACAAGGCCACCGGCGGCGCCCTGTCCACCCAGGCCTCCAGAGCGACCGCCGAGGGGGCATACCAGCGCAAGGCGGAGCAGCTCATGTCCGACGAGAACTGCTTCAAG CTGATGTTTGTGAAGAGCCAAGGCAGCGTGACCCTGACCCTAGAGCTGCTTGACACGGAGGAGGAGAACTCAGACGAACCCGCTGagacagag CGGTGGTGCGACTACGTGGGACGCTACCTGAACTCGGACTCAGCGTCTCCAGAGCTGCGCGAGCACCTGGCCCAAAAGCCTGTGTTCCTCCCCAGGTGA